From the Scyliorhinus canicula chromosome 4, sScyCan1.1, whole genome shotgun sequence genome, the window GGGTTGCTCATTCGGAAAGGCTGGGCAGACACAACGGGCCGAATTGTTTCTTTCTAAGCTGAAACAATTCGGTGGTCCCTCTCTCTTGCAACCGTCTGAGGCGGAACCAGACCATTTGCAACTTTGGTCTCTGACCCAGAGATGCCTTCCAATCACAcaatcactgcaccaccaagACTGTCTACTTTCACCACCATAACATCACCCAGCCCTATCCTCATTTATGTCTTTGTTACCCctagatttgactattccaatgcctcTCATCTCTACCCAACATAAAACATAAGCTCATACAAATGATCTGCTGTCTATATCCTAATTCACACCAAGTACCCCTCACCCATTACCCCGGTGCTCATTTACCTACATTGTGTCTGGTCTTGTAACGCCTGATTTGGTAACACCTCAATGTTAAAATTCTTAttgttgttttcaaatctctccatgaccTTGCCTCTTCCTATCTCTAAACCTCCTCTGGCCCTTcaatcctctgagatatctgcattCCTCAGATTCTAACCTCCTGCGCATCCCGgatattaacattattttttaaaaaaagagtatccaattcttttttttccaattaaggggcaatttagcatggccaattcacctaccccgcacatgtttcttgggatgtggggcagagacccacgcagacacgcaaactccacacggatagtggccccggggttgggattgaacccgggtcttcagtgccatagccagcagtgctaaccacagcgccaccgtgctacccaaacATCCCAGCTTTTAATCGATTCACCGGCTGGCTCCCTGCCTGCAGCTGTCTAAGCCAACACTCtgaaaatccctccccaaatttcTCTGCTTCTTATGTTCATTAAAACAAAGCACTGGCCAAGCTTCGATCACTTATCCTAATGAATACTTATATGTTTTGGTGTCTGCTCTGAAGTGCATTAGACATTTTGCTATGGTGaaggtgatatataaatgcaagttattgttgtttCCTGGATTTCAGCTTGAGGGATGCAAGCTCCTGATGTGTGCCTGAGAGGATCGGAAGGAATGTTGTGGGGGACAAAGAAGGTGCAggtcaccagaggctggaattaAGAACCTCGCCACATCAATACAGAAGAAGCCACATTTGACCTGGAAACACCAACATTGAGTTCAAagaattttatttccaattagggCATTGTCAAGCACAAACACAAGTTTTGTTATCCAACCAATGCCTTGATGAAGTTGCACAATTTGATGTAACAGGGTCAGATGTCCTTGTGGTGTCCTACCTCTAACTTGCTGAAGAATTAGAAAATCAAGAAAGTCTCAATGTATCATACGAATACAATGTGTCCTAATCTTTCTGAAAAACAAGCGATATTACTGAAGGGGGAACCAGGCCTTAAAAAATATCAATTGGATCTACATGATTTGCTACAGTAATTCCTGTCCTTATCTTTCGAAAAACCTTCTTTTGCAGGACCTTTGCACAAAGGAGCTGAGTTTGTGGCACAGGACAGGCTTCCTTTCCAGTTAACAGCAATGAAGGCCCAGAGGGAAGAGAAAATCAGAGATagagtttctgttcttcagtcTGCTGTGCCTCCTGGCACTGAGTTTAAGTCTGCAATTGGGCTTACGGTTGCAGAATGGAAGGCATGCTGTGCAGGCTTAATGGGAGGAAGGAAATTACAATGAGAAGAGGAATAACATGGACGAATTAGGGAAGGAGCAGCCACAACCACAGACTGGTTTGGGGTCCGTGATATTCCATCACCTCCTGCACTACGAGGACCATTTAGTTCTCCAAGACGGATGCGTAATACAAGAAGAAACACTTGTGCAGGCCAAAAACGCattagcgggcagcacggtggcccagtggttagcactgctgactcacaacgccgaggtcccagttcgatcccggctctgggtcactgtccgtgtggagcttgcacattctcccagtctttgcgtgggtttcaccctcacaacccaaagatgtgcaggggaggtgaattggcaaggctaaattgccccttaattggaaaaaatgaattgggtactcatttttaaatttatatttaaaaaaacaccagAAATAATTATCTTAACATTTCCAAGTCTGTCGGACCAAAATATCAGTGCAGCCATCTGCCCGCACGTAATGCCATGCCTGATAACATCTTTAGAATACTGattttgtgcaccaggtacaGCACCCTTTTGAAGAATATACATTAATTAACACTGCTAAATGTCACAGGCTCAGTCATCGTGCAACATGGTTATGCTATCTATGATTAAGTAACGTAGGTTAGTTTAGCTGTTTAAATTTGACATACTGCATAATGTCAGCCATGCAATCACCTTCAGGGTCGTTCCACAGAAGGGAAGCCTCCATTTGTTCAATCCCAAGAGCCAAAGTAGAACTGCAGAGAGGCATTAGCCCTATAGTCAAACGCAATGTGCAACATATCCAGGACAAATAAACGAAAGCTCTAGGTTATTAACCTAATGTGATAATTTATAGCAATTAATAAATTTAGGTTTAGCCACTTGTGAGAAGAGTGTCTTAAGTATCTACATAATTGAGAAAAAGATTCTTATAATCTCTAACCTTGCTTTAGATATGTAAATGTAGCACTAAACCCTCCCTTCACTGTCAATTAAATAACTGGGTGACAACTACATGGTGCAGGCCTTGAAGGACCACAAGCATTGTTTTAAACTAAAAGCAGCAGAAATCTAAATTcctttcacatttaaaaaaaaacttgcgtgCTAAATTAGGAGGCACTACAAAAGCATTAGGAGCCCTCAGCTAGGGAGAATAAAAATGATAAACACCCAACATGCACAGACTAGACGGAGTTGAGTCACGAGGCTTCACAATATTAAACAGCCTTCCGAGTTTTACTCACAAAACTGACACTTGAGCAGTAGTTACCCTTATGAATAAAGGTAGGTAGAAAGCAACGAAAAAACAGTTGTTGTCAACAACAGTACTACCATTTAAAATGTGAGTTTGGAGTTTACATCAGCAAGATGAGGCAACAGAGGCCTTGGGAGTGAAGACTATCTGGAAAGATGTCATGTGCATCCTTGATAGCGATGCTGATTAGAACAAGTATATCACCTCACAAATTTTTGTAGGAGTTAATTCCACAATATAAATAGCTCCCTAcggcggcacatggcgcagtggttagcattgctgcctcacagagccaaggtcccaggttcacattctccctgtgtctgcgtgggcttcacccccacaacccaaagaggtgcaggttaggtggattggccatgctaaatttccccttaattggaaataaaataattaaatactctaaatttattttaaaaaataaatagctCACTACAGCCACCCAAAAGCTGGAAATCCACTCTGAAATCATTCTATCTTGTTTTTGAAATGTTATTCTTTTCTCAGAGTGACAAACGCATGCACTGAGTGGACAGGGCAGGTCCTTAATCCACGTCTTCGctggctccaaaaaccaattcaaattgaatccaattcatggtccccacaagagacacCTTAGATCCATGCGGACAagaacaggcattacacctgatctcgcACTGGATCCTCGCCACTTTTTGTTTTGCAAAAGTATACTTTATTCACAAaataaagaacattacaaacatttcaaagcagccatcacacaaagtgcaatgTTTGTTCCGAACCACTTCTATAACCTCCTTATCCAAGGTTTCAGCACCATTCCCCGACCAGACAGATGGCCTAAATAGGTCTAGCTCTGTCCATACCACCTCCTTGAATGGGTCAATTAGGCACTGTGTAGCACCTCGATCATTGCCCCAGCTAAGCCATTGCAGACAAGTTACATATATTTTCAATGTAAAAGGTGTTTTATTATCTACAGGTACGAGGGCAGCAAGTCAGCGTCCTCTTGCTGCCCCCTTGATttgcaaccccctcccctcacatacACTGTGAGAAGTTCTCCACCTCTAGTTAGTATTTCTGTGGCATGTTTAATTCAAGTTAATAGTGGATAGAGATACTCTGGAACAGATTGCACCACCCCTCAGTATTACATTTCATGCATAATCCAAACCATTGTCCTCATTTTATTTACATATCAATGAAACCAATTCTACTTTTCCCACTTCAAATGCATCATTAAAGAACTCCTATAAAAGACACGGAATTTCAATTACAAAGTTTCTAACATTACTATAACTTGAGGCTGTAACTTTAAATTTAGGATCAATGAAGTTTTaatgtgacctgttctgaagtATGCCTCACAGAAAGGCTGGATGGTTTGGTTGTTAGCGATCAAAGGAAGGATTAGATTATTTTACTGAAAAGGTGGTGCAAGATATTTATGTGTGGAGACAATAACAGTCATCTGAGTTTGCAATGAATAGACTCGGAGTCTTTCAAGTCCAAGAGGTTATAGACATCAGGACATAAACCATCCATTTACTTCCAAGATGAAAGGGAGTTGGGATCAAGGATAGCTAATTACCATTTTACCTGGATGCAAGGTTAATGCGTTTCATGTTGCCATGGGGAGGGTGGCAGAGGAAGTCATTTTTGAGATCAAATTACAGGCTTCCCTCCAGATTAATGAATGTCACAGACAGAGAAAAACTGCTTGGCTTTGCTGGCTACCACAGCTGAATGCGGGAGGGAGAGGGTCTCTAGTTGAAGAGGTGCATCCTTCAGCCTTCTAAAGATTCCGTAAGGTTTGTTCTGGCATGGTCAGTTGCGGACGAATCGTCAGAACAAGATGATTTAAGCAACACTCTGATAAACTGAGGAAAGTGCCTGGAGACTCACTAAATTACTACTCAGCGAAATTACAGGAATCCATTGAAAACTGGGGGCAACTATGAGAATGTAATTCCACTGACTGATAAGGGGAATgctctgctcctccgtagtttaaACATAAAGTGTTTAGTCAAAATggattttctttataaatttagagtatccaattctttttttttgcaaattaaggggcaatttagcatggccaattcacctaccttgcacatctttaggtcgtgggagtgagactcacgcagacatgggaagaatgtgcaaactgcacacggacagtgacctgggaccagaatcaaacctggatcctcggtgccttgaggcagcagtgctaaccactacaccatggTGCTGCCCCTAGTCAAAGTGCCTTTAACCATTTGTTACATGAAATTTCTGGCTTATTTTTAAATCTTATCGGTCGCTTATCAGAGATCGTAACAATAGCTTTCAaagacaaattttttttttaaaaaataaatttagattacccaattatttttttcaattaaggggcaatttagcgtggccaatccacctactctgcacatttttgggttgtgggggcgaaacccacgcagacacggggagaatgtgcaaactccacacagacagtgacccagagccgggatcgaacctgggacctcagcgccgtgaagcggttgtgctaaccactaagccaccgtgctgcccttcaaagaCAAATTGTGAGAATACTTTTTTTTGACAGTCCAGACTGCTGGGTAGAAACTCTAAGTGTCATGTATTTGTGCAGAAACATTGACAGTGTATAGGTTCTGTACGTTGCAGAATTCTTCCCGTAACATCTATTTACCGTCTCTAGTTACACCGACTCCAGATGCTCTTTATTTTTCTCCAACATATTGTACATCTTTTCCGGTCTTTTTCAGGCACTCTTTAAGCACCTCCACACTGTGCTTAGATTCAATGAAAACTTTTTTGTTGGGAAGGTCAATGTCAAACTGCACATctgcaaatttaaaataaaacatggCAGATCATTTTATTTTACCTGCATAATCTTTAAAAGAAATCAAAAAGCAGAAATAAGCACGGGGTAATTGGTATGTAAGGAGGAGAAAACTCCTGCTCCGGTGACTGTGATTCTATACATTTCATCTTTTGATGAAGATTTTGTCCAAATCAATGTCAACTATGTTGACTTCAACAGTACCGCCCAGCCCTCCAACTTCTACCACCAAAGTCATGGGATCATCACTCTCCACATTCCCTCAAAGTCACACATTATTCCTGACTTGAACatagatagaaaataggagggcattcagcccttcgggcctgctccgccattcgttgtgatcatagctgatcatctaccctgatcccaccttcgccccatatcccttgatccctttagcccgaaGAGCTTAAATCTAATTCCTTCTCGGAATCCCACAAcgttttgcctcaactactttcggTGGTATCTTTtaccagattcaccactctctgggtgaagaaatttctccctcatctcagtcctaaaaggtttaatcCTTCGCCtcaactatgccccctagttctagactcccccaccattaggaacattctttctgaatctgaaacatcttcaaagaattcttgcagatttatcaagcatgatttcccattcgtaaatccatgctgactttgtctaattataccactgctttccagatgctgtgctatgaactccagcaacttcccaactaccgatgttagactcactggtcattagttccccattttctctctaccCCTCTTTTTGAACAGtgaggttatattagctaccctccaatctgtaggaaccattccagagtccaaagaagtttggaaaatgatcaccaatggatctactatttcttgggccacttcctttagtactctgggatgaagattatcaaccctggagatttatctgccttcaatcccattaatttccccaaaaccatttctcaactaatactaatttccttcagcacctcactgaaacttgtgtttctcagaacttccggtatattaatgtcttcctttgtggtagcacagtggttagcactgttgcttcgcagcgctagggtcccaggttcgattcccggcttgggtcactgtctgtgcggctctgcacgttcttcccgtgtctgcgtgggtttcctctggtttcctctagtttcctcccacaggtcccgaa encodes:
- the atox1 gene encoding copper transport protein ATOX1; translation: MTKQEFFVDMTCEGCSSAVTRVLNKLGDVQFDIDLPNKKVFIESKHSVEVLKECLKKTGKDVQYVGEK